The genomic window ATTAATAAACGAGTCCACATCAGtcgaattaaattaaaatatttatttatgggaGATGAACCAAAGCCCCCTGTCGCTTTGACCCGTGCGGCTGCTCACTGATTGGTTGAAATAAGTGCAGTCATTTCTGTGTGCTTTACTCACGGTTtagcaggggtggggtgggattgTGCAGGccaagggagagcaggaggtgtgtgtggggggggggactgtgcaggccaagggagagcaggaggtgtgtgtggggggggggactgtgcaggccaagggagagcaggaggtgtgtgtgtgggggggggggggactgtgcaggcccagggagagcaggaggtgtgtgtgtggggggggggggactgtgcaggccaagggagagcaggaggtgtgtgtgtgggggggggggggactgtgcaggccaagggagagcaggaggtgtgtgtggggggggggggattgtgcaggccaagggagagcaggaggtgtgtgtggggggggggactgtgcaggccaagggagagcaggaggtgtgtgtgggggggggggggattgtgcaggccaagggagagcaggaggtgtgtgtggggggggggggattgtgcaggccaagggagagcaggaggtgtgtgtggggggggggggattgtgcaggccaagggagagcaggaggtgtgtgtggggggggggactgtgcaggccaagggagagcaggaggtgtgtgtggggggggggggattgtgcaggccaagggagagcaggaggtgtgtgtggggggggggactgtgcaggccaagggagagcaggaggtgtgtgtggggggggggggattgtgcaggccaagggagagcaggaggtgtgtgtgtgtgggggggggggttagaaccAATGCGAGGGCCAGTCTGTTGTCACGGAAACCACCCCCAAGAAGGTATTCATGCAAGTGGAAGAAGGAGCTGGCAATGACACCactgaaaaaaggggggggggggggcaagaggaggaatgtgagagagcgagagagacagagcaagaaagagagagagagtgagtgagagacacagagagatcaCTCTAAACTATATATTTTAAGTCACACTTTTGAgagttttaaatgtgtttcctaCATATAAATAAGTCTGTTCAAGaatagttttatgttttatgaaaagGTAACCTTTTCTTTACTCTCCTCTGAAATGACAGTTTTCACTCCACTAAtaacaaagcacaactcattcgacagctagagcagggctgcccaaacctgttcctggagatctgccgtccagtaggtttccactccaaccctaacaaagctcagcTCATTCAATAACTAGATATCTTGTTGAGTTAATTAGTAGCCTAGAGTCTGGGGTTCAAAATGAGggtttaaatggaaaaactaCAAGACGGTAAATCTTCTACAGGGTTGGGTTACCGCTGGGTTATAGCTACAGGGAGGGAGCGCATAGTTTACAGTGAGGACCATGGCTgcaaaattgtaaaataaagtgGTTGTTAATGTCCTCAATTTGAGGCAGGgagttaaaataattataagtCAGATGGTGATTAAAAGAATGTATTAACTACTAAATAATAATGAGAAGTCAAGTGAAAGTGTTCTGATAACCTTGTGGTCAAAATGGAATTATATTGCAACAATTAAGACTGTTTATCGATTTAATCCGTTTTAACGATGTTGggtttcatttgcatttacGGGAACGCGGCCCATTTTGTGGTGACCCAAACAGAGGACgaaaacaaattgaaatggGTGACACTGAGATATTGTACGGGAGCCGATTGCCAGCACGCTGTATGTGGCTCGTGTAGTATGAACTAGAACAAGCGTCGTTGTTTATGAGAATTTCACGACGGGATTAATCATTCATCACAACGAAGTGGCGTAGGCTGTGAAAGTTTCTGCTTGATTCTGTACACAATTTATTCGTCTTTTATAATAACACTTCGAATGAGCATTACTTTCGAAAACAAAGAACTAATTTAGAAACTTTGTAAAATTTGCGGGGAGCCAGAACGTTGTAAAACGAAAAACGTTGCGAAAGATTGCTGTAACGTTCTTATTTAACCACAACCTTACTACAATGTTATAAAATGTGTGCTAACCCGATAACTTATGGCTGAGTTTTTATGAGGACACATGAACTGCAAGAGGAGGATTCCTAcgtaatgtagcctactgttgtTCTGGAAAAAACGTAGCCAGAGAACAGACCTCCATACGTCCACAGTTAGGTTGCATGAGGGAACCATAGCCAGGGACAGACCTCCAGACAGTTGTGGTGAGTCGGAGAACTTTACACAAAAAGTTTCCCTCTTCGAAATTAGGTCCCAGGTATTGATTGTCATTAGAATAGTTAGATAATTCGGAAAACACAGTTTTTGGCCTTATACTTTGTAGTAGACTAGCATACTTTAGCTTTTTCCCATTTAGAAATTTTGAGAATTTATTCGGATAAGAAATGCTTAAATATCTGGCAACCCTGGTTCTGCACAATCGCGTCCCTCCTCCACGTTTTTCGTGTTCAAAGCACAAGCTTATCTGACTTAAGTCTAAGGACAAGACGGGTGCCTGAGTTGCTGGCTGACAGGTCGAAGAAAACCAAAATGGCAGATTTCCCTGTAATTAAAGCGGAAGGAAAATGCGGAGGCATCGTGGTaaatcgttttttttctctctttctctctctctctggtttgtgAAAACTGTGTTACTTTACAAACGAATGATTTGGCTGATCGATGTGTGGAACAATAATAGTCATAACGTAAAAAATGCGCGCTGCccgactgtctgtctgtgtgtgtggtttttttaaaacttagaAATCCAGAGTAGAGTCCTCGTTTGTTAATTGTGCACATGGTTAACTGGGCACTCGCGTTTAACTGCAGAAGTTGGCTGTGAGGCAAAAGTAGTTTCATagtgtaaatatttatatgCGGAAGGATGCTTGGATTTGTGCACAATGAATTGTTAGCCAAAGTAGGCTATAGTACGCAAACATTGCAGTTGTAGTGGTCTATGTTTGACCGCAAAAGTACTACACTACGTGTGCATAAGTAGTAACTGTGTTTAAAAACTTTGACGCAGCAAAACAAACTTAGTTAAGTTTGCACATTAGGCTAGTTAAGTTTGTAGTTCTTTTTTCGGTTTGCTTGTGCGCATATTTTCACAACGATTGCGTTgtacatcaaaataaatatgaacgtGACCAAGAGTTTGGGGACAGTTTTTCTGTGGCATAAGGGGAAGACAGGCTATAGGAACGAAAACGAATTGCATGTGAATTGATTCTCAGCGCACGTCTCCTCGTGCTGCGCGTGATGTGCGACTcgctgtctgtttttctgtggacTATTGTGTCTTATGTGGCGTTCCTGCTGCGCTGCACACTGATGACTGTTATGCAGAAGCTTTTTTATGCAGAAGGGTAACGTAGTGTACAAAAggtgtttgtttaaaaatggcacAAATATGACAGTGTAAAGAATGACAACAGAATGACAAATGAATaatatctattattattattgttgttgttgttgttgttattattacctCACTGAAGTCACGTTCagtaaaaaattatttggcTTTCAGTTccattaatttgttcatttttctgcatgtatgtatgtgtgtcactGTGGTTTTCTTAGATCAAAGACGAATGGCCAGGCTACCATTTAGACCTCTTTACCTTTCCTGAGCATTACTCTGGGGATCTAGAGTGTGTCTACCTGCCTCATGGAATCATCATGGACAGGTTAGTACCCTGCTAACGTGACTGTTAACCGCTGGTCATTGGCTGGTTAGTACTCTGCTAGTGACTGTTAACTGCTGGTCATTGGCTGGTTAGTACTCTGCTAGTGACTGTTAACTGCTGGTCATTGGCTGGTTAGTACTCTGCTAAAGTGACTGTTAACTGCTGGTCATTGGCTGGTTAGTACTCTGCTAAAGTGACTGTTAACTGCTGGTCATTGGCTGGTTAGTACTCTGCTAGTGACTTAACTGCTGGTCATTGGCTGGTTAGTACTCTGCTAAAGTGACTGTTAATATGCTGGTCATTGGCTGGTTAGTACTCTGCTAAAGTGACTGTTAATATGCTGGTCATTGGCTGGTTAGTACTGTGCTAGAGTGACAGTTGACCGTGGTGTAGATCTCAGTCACTGTTTTGGGCTGTGTCATACCCCCTCTGATGTGGCACAGTGCAAGCACTATGTTGGAGAACGTTTCCGTTCATTTGATGCGGTCAGTGGGCTTGTCATTCTGCAGGTGAAATCTGCAGTTTGTCATGTTCTCTGTCACCATGCCAGCCTAACCAGAACAATTaactctgactgactgactttttaaatgtatttattttgtcataaaGCAATGCTACGCAGATAAGTGTAGTCAAAGCCACTGTGGCCTCATGACCGAAAaacacagtatttatttatttatttttttcttctgttatcTACATTCATCtacatcataaatattttaccaGAGGAAGTGGTGTCACTGGCCAAGAATAGAATGTAAGAATTTGAGAACATGGAAAGAACAGGCCTGGACAGGCCTCTTCCTGGTGCGGGCGGACGCATTGCAGCACTGTGTGCAGACGCAGTTTCGATAATGGCCGGTTCTCTCCCCAAAGCCTTTGTGACGTCTGTCGATCGATTGGTCTGGGCATGATACGGAGAATTACAATGAACAGGTTCCAGTTTGAAATGACTGCAAAGTTAATTTGTCGCCTTATCGTTTGTATgtatacatttgtttaattgtgtgCGTGTCTTTAAATGGCGCACAACATGGTACAGATTTATATATTGTGCGttcatgtttgcgtgtgtatgtatatgtgtgtttgtgtgtgcgtgtgtgtgtgtgtgtgtgtgtgtacatgtgtgggttCGCTTAGCTATTCCAGTAAAATGGGAAATTTTTACTAACGTATATCTGACTGAGACCAGTTAAGTTATCTCATGTGGGTTCTGTACCTCAGCTGACTGTCTCTGTGAATCTCAGAGAACAGCTTCTCCGTAGATCGAAAGCCAGAGTCTCTGACCTGATTTGCAGTGTAATGAAATGGTCAGGGGACTGCGGGTTTAAATCTGAGGTTGGGGGCATTGCCATTGCGCCcttgaacatgcatttcttGTGTTGGGGCGAGGGGcatggggcgggggcggggggggggtgttgaggtAATgtttgtaagtcgctctggatgaggaGGGAAAAGGGAAAGTAACGTTTGGATGAGGTCATCAGGTGACACGCCGAAATTTTAAACGCGACCGTGGCTTGCAGGACGGAGCGTCTGGCCCGGGACATCATGGACGACCTCGGGGACCACGACATCGTGGTGCTGTGCGTGCTGAAGGGCGGCTACCAGTTCTGCGCCGACCTGGTGGAGTACATCAAGGCCCTGAGCCGCAACTCCAACAAGTCCCTGCTCATGAGGGTGGACTTCATCCGGCTCAAGAGCTACCTAGTGAGTACCTGCATCCGGCTGGAGAGCTACCTGGTGAGTACCTTCATCCGGCTACCTGGTGAGTACCTTCATCCGGCTCAAGAGCTACCTGGTGAGTACCTGCATCCAACTCGAGCTACCTGGTGAGTACCTTCATCCGGCTGGAGAGCTACCTGGTGAGTACCTTCATCCAACTTGATCTACCTGGTGAGTACCTTCATCCAACTCGAGCTACCTGGTGAGTACCTTCATCCAACTTGATCTACCTGGTGAGTACCTTCATCCGGCTCAAGAGCTACCTGGTGAGTACCTGCATCCGGCTCAAGAGCTACCTGGTGAGTACCTGCATCCAACTTGATCTACCTGGTGAGTACCTTCATCCGGCTCAAGAGCTACCTGGTGAGTACCTGCATCCGGCTCAAGAGCTACCTGGTGAGTACCTGCATCCAACTTGATCTACCTGGTGAGTACCTTCATCCGGCTCAAGAGCTACCTGGTGAGTACCTTCATCCGGCTGGAGAGCTACCTGGTGAGTACCTTCATCCAACTTGATCTACCTGGTGAGTACCTTCATCCAACTCGAGCTACCTGGTGAGTACCTTCATCCAACTTGATCTACCTGGTGAGTACCTTCATCCGGCTCAAGAGCTACCTGGTGAGTACCTGCATCCGGCTCAAGAGCTACCTGGTGAGTACCTGCATCCAACTTGATCTACCTGGTGAGTACCTTCATCCGGCTCAAGAGCTACCTGGTGAGTACCTGCATCCGGCTCAAGAGCTACCTGGTGAGTACCTGCATCCAACTTGATCTACCTGGTGAGTACCTTCATCCGGCTCAAGAGCTACCTGGTGAGTACCTGCATCCGGCTGGAGAGCTACCTGGTGAGTACCTTCATCCAACTCGAGCTACCTGGTGAGTACCTTCATCCAACTCGAGCTACCTGGTGAGTACCTTTATCCAACTCGAGCTACCTGGTGAGTACCTGCATCCGGCTCAAGAGCTACCTGGTGAGTACCTGCATCCGGCTCAAGAGCTACCTGGTGAGTACCTGCATCCAACTTGAGCTACCTGGTGAGTACCTTCATCCATCCGGCTCAACTGCTACCTGGTGAGTACCTTCATCTGGCTGGAGAGGTACACTGGTGAGTACCTTCATCTGGCTGGAGAGGTACACTGGTGAGTACCTTCATCTGGCTGGAGAGCTACCTGGTGAGTACCTTCATCCAACTTGAGCTACCTGGTGAGTACCTTCATCTGGCTGGAGAGCTACCTGGTGAGTACCTTCATCCAACTTGAGCTACCTGGTGAGCGGTAGTTTCCCCGCGTATTTCCAGAAACCTCTGCACACTCCCGGGTCTGTGATCGAGGGTTTCTGGACTCTGATATTCCCGATGAATTTGTGGACTCTGCCCGCACTGAAATTTCACAGCGTGTCCTGAGACGTGGGCGGCCATGTCTGGTCATTTAGGCCAAGCGTCTGAGCGAGAACACCGCCGTGCACAAAAATTACGTCCCGTTTCCAACATTGACACGTGCCGCATACGGCAGGAAATGTTCCGTTTCACGGACTTGTGTCCGGCTCGTAAACGCATCTTTTCATGCAGTGAACTGGATCAGAGCGGGCCTGTACAAGCACTCATTTAGCAGCTGcagttttatgtttatttttgttaggCAATCACTCACATAGCGGGGGAGATTTACAGAAGTCAGTTCAGGTTAATTACGTTGCTCAGGAGTGCCCTAGCTGTGCCTCACCTTGGAATCGAACTCGCAGCCTCTGCATGCTGTTCTTAGTGCAGTGGTGTAGCTTAATAGTTAGAGCTCATGACAccttctgtgctgtggtgtcgTCTCTGTCTGTTATCCTCTCAGCTATCTACCCGTCTGAAGGaagcaacaaaaaatatgaaat from Anguilla anguilla isolate fAngAng1 chromosome 8, fAngAng1.pri, whole genome shotgun sequence includes these protein-coding regions:
- the prtfdc1b gene encoding phosphoribosyltransferase domain-containing protein 1b, which translates into the protein MADFPVIKAEGKCGGIVIKDEWPGYHLDLFTFPEHYSGDLECVYLPHGIIMDRTERLARDIMDDLGDHDIVVLCVLKGGYQFCADLVEYIKALSRNSNKSLLMRVDFIRLKSYLNDKSTEDLHIVGAEDLSVLNGKNVLIVEAIVDTGKTMKALLKHVETFKPKMVKVAGLLVKRVENAVGRSPDYVGFEIPNRFVVGYALDYNEYFRDLNHICVISESGKMKYKI